A DNA window from Sediminitomix flava contains the following coding sequences:
- a CDS encoding metallophosphoesterase family protein — translation MKIAFISDIHANLPALEAVLADIDQIQADFIFCLGDLIGYNIWPNEVVEEIRKRRIPTIMGNHDEAQLFPFTHEDKNSNRGITREMLNDENHAYCVQLPRQLFFDFQTEEGNARIQLVHGSPKAINDYFTVDYPEEEALKFMEEANSHIILCGHTHKPYHRIITASDQTFRHVINVGSVGKPKDGNPKACYALMELKSEMSLSDKNMISIEFRRVAYDHEKAVQAVMDSPFPEAYAEALRNSK, via the coding sequence ATGAAAATTGCATTCATTTCAGATATTCATGCCAATCTACCTGCTTTAGAAGCTGTATTAGCTGATATTGATCAAATACAAGCTGATTTTATTTTTTGCTTAGGCGACTTGATAGGCTACAATATTTGGCCTAATGAAGTTGTGGAAGAAATAAGAAAAAGACGTATCCCAACCATCATGGGAAATCATGATGAGGCACAGCTTTTTCCTTTTACACACGAAGACAAAAACTCAAACAGAGGGATTACAAGAGAAATGTTGAACGACGAAAATCATGCTTATTGCGTTCAACTTCCTCGACAACTGTTCTTCGATTTTCAAACCGAAGAAGGAAATGCGAGAATTCAATTGGTACATGGTAGCCCAAAAGCGATCAATGATTATTTCACGGTAGATTATCCTGAAGAAGAAGCTTTAAAATTTATGGAAGAAGCCAACTCACATATCATTTTATGCGGGCACACTCATAAACCCTATCATAGAATCATTACGGCTTCTGATCAAACGTTCAGACATGTCATCAATGTCGGTTCAGTAGGAAAACCTAAAGATGGAAACCCAAAAGCATGTTATGCTTTAATGGAGTTAAAATCAGAAATGTCATTGAGTGATAAAAACATGATTTCTATCGAGTTCAGAAGAGTGGCATATGATCATGAAAAAGCTGTACAAGCAGTGATGGATAGTCCTTTTCCTGAGGCTTATGCTGAAGCACTTAGAAATAGTAAATAA
- a CDS encoding B12-binding domain-containing radical SAM protein codes for MTTQPKFLLLTPPLTQLNTPYPATAYIKGFLDQYDIPSEQGDLGIDLILRIFNREGLIQVFEEARQAEYLSEASLRVLALEEDYISTIDAVIAFLQNKNSTLAHSICNTDFLPQGSRFDQLQELDWAFGTMGIQDHARHLATLYIEDLGDLIKEAISPYFGFSRYAEKLGRSASSFDEMQEALEEPVSFLDLALLSILEEYIEEVEPDVVAFSVPFPGNLYGAFKCGQYLKQYYPDIKVIMGGGFPNTELRSLEDPRVFDYIDFITLDDGEGPLLQLTKYFKGEIEIDQLQRTFVRRDHAVEYINTSQGPHIPHTEVGVPNYEGLPLDSYLSIIEVVNPMHRLWSDGRWNKLTLAHGCYWKKCTFCDVTLDYISRYDAAPAEQLVDRIEGVIEQTGQTGFHFVDEAAPPLVLRDLALELIKRRVHITWWTNIRFEKTFTPDLCQLLAKSGCIAVSGGLEVASDRLLNKMKKGVSIEQVAQVNKGFTEAGIMVHAYLMYGFPTQTEQETIDSLEVVRQLFEHNIIQSGFWHRFSMTAHSPVGKNPEEYGVVRVGPEFEGFAENDLWHEDPEGCDHDMFTEGLNKAIFNYMHGLCLDWPVNEWFDFETEETTHPPFLIEEAISKPLKKDVSKIDHTVIFLGKMPEVEYFTLNRKGKKERKAHLYFADRQGGFEVKTSAKEAEWLLDHFEAFDIRSEESLKLQDLANSYLQHVHPDFNRFINGHLWQTLRKHGMLLIRL; via the coding sequence ATGACGACGCAACCGAAGTTTTTGTTACTGACACCACCGCTGACACAGCTGAATACACCTTATCCGGCTACGGCTTATATCAAGGGTTTTTTGGATCAGTATGATATACCTTCTGAACAAGGAGACTTGGGAATAGACTTGATTTTGAGAATTTTCAATCGAGAAGGTCTTATTCAGGTGTTTGAGGAAGCAAGACAGGCAGAATATCTTTCAGAGGCAAGCTTAAGAGTTTTGGCTTTGGAGGAAGATTATATCAGTACGATTGATGCAGTGATTGCTTTTCTTCAGAACAAAAACTCAACTTTAGCACATAGCATTTGTAATACTGATTTTCTTCCGCAGGGGAGCCGTTTTGACCAATTGCAAGAATTGGATTGGGCATTCGGAACTATGGGTATTCAAGACCATGCACGTCATTTGGCTACGCTATATATCGAAGATTTAGGCGATTTGATCAAAGAAGCGATCAGTCCTTATTTTGGATTTAGCAGATACGCCGAAAAGTTAGGTCGATCAGCATCTTCTTTTGATGAAATGCAAGAAGCTTTGGAAGAACCTGTTTCTTTCCTTGACCTCGCATTACTCTCTATTCTTGAAGAGTATATTGAAGAAGTTGAACCTGATGTAGTGGCATTCTCAGTGCCATTCCCGGGTAATTTATACGGTGCTTTCAAATGTGGTCAATACCTCAAGCAATATTACCCAGACATTAAAGTGATAATGGGTGGCGGTTTTCCGAATACGGAACTACGCAGCTTGGAAGACCCAAGAGTTTTTGATTATATAGATTTCATCACATTGGATGATGGCGAAGGTCCATTACTCCAATTGACAAAATATTTTAAAGGAGAAATTGAAATAGATCAACTGCAACGCACCTTCGTGAGAAGAGATCATGCCGTTGAATATATCAATACTTCTCAAGGTCCTCATATTCCACATACAGAAGTCGGTGTTCCAAATTATGAAGGATTACCATTGGATAGCTACCTTTCAATTATTGAGGTGGTAAACCCAATGCACAGACTTTGGTCTGATGGACGATGGAATAAGCTGACTTTAGCACATGGTTGTTATTGGAAAAAATGTACTTTCTGTGATGTTACTTTAGATTACATCAGCCGTTATGACGCAGCCCCTGCCGAACAATTGGTGGATAGAATTGAAGGTGTTATTGAACAAACAGGGCAGACAGGATTCCACTTTGTAGACGAAGCTGCACCGCCATTGGTTCTTCGAGATTTGGCTTTGGAGTTAATCAAAAGAAGAGTGCATATCACTTGGTGGACAAATATTCGTTTTGAGAAAACATTTACTCCAGATTTGTGTCAGCTATTAGCAAAATCTGGATGTATAGCCGTTTCTGGAGGATTGGAAGTAGCTTCAGATCGTTTGTTGAATAAAATGAAGAAAGGGGTTTCAATTGAGCAAGTTGCGCAAGTCAACAAAGGATTTACTGAGGCAGGGATTATGGTACATGCCTATCTGATGTATGGATTCCCGACACAAACTGAACAAGAAACAATTGATTCTTTAGAAGTTGTTCGTCAGTTGTTTGAACATAACATTATTCAGTCGGGCTTTTGGCACAGATTCTCAATGACAGCACATAGTCCTGTTGGAAAGAACCCAGAAGAATATGGTGTAGTGCGTGTAGGGCCAGAATTTGAAGGCTTTGCAGAAAATGATCTTTGGCATGAAGACCCAGAAGGCTGCGACCATGATATGTTTACTGAGGGATTGAACAAGGCAATATTTAACTATATGCATGGACTTTGTTTGGACTGGCCTGTTAATGAGTGGTTCGATTTTGAAACGGAAGAAACAACTCATCCTCCATTCCTAATTGAAGAGGCAATCAGTAAGCCGCTTAAGAAGGATGTATCTAAGATTGACCATACGGTTATTTTCTTAGGGAAAATGCCAGAGGTAGAGTATTTCACACTCAATAGAAAAGGAAAAAAAGAGCGTAAAGCACATCTCTATTTTGCAGATCGACAAGGTGGGTTTGAAGTAAAAACTTCGGCAAAAGAAGCGGAGTGGTTGTTAGATCATTTTGAAGCTTTTGATATCAGAAGTGAAGAAAGTCTTAAATTACAGGATTTAGCGAACAGCTATTTACAACACGTTCACCCTGACTTTAATCGGTTTATCAATGGACATTTGTGGCAAACACTCCGAAAACATGGAATGTTATTGATTAGGCTCTAA
- a CDS encoding YgdI/YgdR family lipoprotein — protein sequence MLKKIITLFALCIFISPVFAQELLTPTFQYSHKKTAYITLADGTEIKGTLKDVDRKKGLIEEIKIVDLEGKKHKLTPDQVKHMYLPPSGLDKLGKAIDFLNDARRWTDDKLDQDLLGKNYAYFENSKVQVKKKQLTLLVQLLNPTFSKSVKIYHDPMAGETASIGVGPIKAGGIAKSYYVKVVGQSDVATRLKKKDYSAEFKPMWGSCEAVVAEYASPKWRDLSKHAVKFSECGAESKEGTL from the coding sequence ATGTTGAAAAAAATAATAACACTTTTTGCACTTTGTATTTTTATTTCGCCCGTATTTGCTCAAGAACTACTGACACCTACTTTCCAGTATTCACACAAAAAAACAGCTTATATCACTCTAGCTGATGGTACTGAAATCAAAGGAACACTTAAAGACGTAGACCGTAAGAAAGGTTTGATTGAAGAAATCAAAATCGTGGATTTGGAAGGGAAAAAACACAAACTAACGCCAGATCAGGTAAAGCACATGTATTTACCGCCAAGTGGTTTAGATAAACTAGGCAAAGCGATTGATTTTTTGAATGATGCTCGTAGATGGACTGATGACAAGCTAGACCAAGATTTGTTGGGTAAGAATTATGCTTATTTCGAAAATTCGAAGGTTCAAGTAAAGAAAAAGCAATTGACTTTGTTGGTTCAGTTGTTGAACCCAACTTTCTCAAAGAGCGTAAAAATCTATCATGATCCAATGGCTGGTGAGACAGCATCTATCGGAGTTGGACCAATAAAAGCTGGTGGTATTGCAAAGTCGTATTATGTAAAAGTAGTAGGGCAAAGCGATGTTGCTACTAGATTAAAGAAAAAAGACTACAGTGCTGAGTTTAAACCAATGTGGGGAAGCTGTGAAGCTGTTGTTGCAGAATACGCATCGCCAAAGTGGAGAGATTTGTCTAAACATGCTGTGAAATTCTCAGAATGTGGAGCAGAGTCTAAAGAAGGGACGCTATAA
- a CDS encoding T9SS type A sorting domain-containing protein: MLQKNIFWLCLIITFTSTITKAQTIAIDVNLNVNHKIGTSTDFERDKFITIHADIDDRDWYDAENFTDNLIDQFLNGYDVYMGRNTGGVQWIMNGVMREDPNRPGYADVTHIESEGLKRRNNYASNNTYHAYEHRNNKILCTQLHPFYPDGKKTNKGWAFSQTDTEEEPLGTASGEFYAHYINNFFGTGGNTGQPAPTYVEITNEPLWDLYNEIDNAFKFHRTVAQQIKKISPNTKIGGFCTAFPNLEEDNFQRWENRWKKFMDTSGDLMDSWAIHLYDFPAIGGKKKLRRGSNVEATFDMMEQYSTMLFGEVKPFLITEFGASSHDYKGTWSPYLDYLHNTAANALVMQFMERANNIGTAINYTMLKATWGSPSVDNVWSARLLRRKDEPVSLTGEWVYSDRVHFYQLWSDVKGTRVDAFQHNLDILTDAYVDGDKAYVIMNNLAWEDKNVKINLFEDAGLSINTLKKKHYRLDDTNASADKNGGKLETINYSSDIPETFIIGAEGTMILEYTFSGQIAITDTSQEIKHYAQEYYKPIKANTAEVFHINGVTIGTYGEAMLRLGLGRAHNKSLRPSIQFNGTDLEVPENFRGDEQVDRDTFFGVLEIPVPYELLESSNTVSVTFPDSDGHISSVAMQAYEFSKALGRSTEDQGGEDENITSTDGKLGKVNVYPNPADSYVIFDVSGEAEFSLQIFNLMGQKVLSDQAYSGKQIDTSGLKNGVYFYNIHLGDTVLKGTFVIS, translated from the coding sequence ATGTTACAGAAAAATATTTTTTGGCTTTGCTTGATCATAACTTTTACCTCAACGATTACCAAAGCTCAAACTATTGCAATTGATGTCAATTTGAATGTCAATCATAAGATTGGAACATCCACAGATTTTGAGCGAGATAAGTTCATAACAATACATGCAGATATAGATGATAGAGATTGGTATGACGCTGAAAACTTCACAGACAATCTCATTGATCAATTCTTAAATGGTTATGATGTATATATGGGTAGAAATACTGGAGGTGTACAGTGGATTATGAATGGTGTCATGCGTGAAGACCCTAACCGTCCTGGCTATGCCGATGTCACTCATATTGAATCTGAAGGTTTAAAAAGAAGAAATAATTACGCGAGTAACAATACCTATCATGCTTATGAGCATAGGAATAATAAAATCTTATGTACACAATTACATCCATTTTACCCTGATGGCAAAAAGACAAATAAAGGATGGGCATTTTCTCAAACAGATACTGAAGAAGAGCCTTTAGGTACAGCAAGTGGTGAATTCTATGCACACTATATCAATAACTTTTTTGGGACAGGCGGAAACACTGGACAACCAGCACCTACTTATGTAGAAATTACCAATGAACCGCTTTGGGATCTTTACAATGAGATTGATAATGCATTCAAATTTCATAGAACTGTGGCACAACAAATCAAAAAGATAAGTCCAAATACTAAAATTGGAGGATTCTGTACCGCATTTCCAAACTTAGAAGAAGACAATTTCCAACGTTGGGAAAACAGATGGAAAAAATTCATGGATACTTCGGGTGATTTAATGGACTCGTGGGCTATTCATTTATATGATTTCCCAGCAATTGGCGGAAAAAAGAAACTGAGACGAGGCAGTAATGTAGAGGCTACTTTTGATATGATGGAACAATACAGTACGATGCTTTTTGGAGAGGTAAAACCTTTCCTCATCACTGAATTTGGAGCTTCTTCTCATGACTACAAAGGTACTTGGTCGCCTTATCTAGATTACTTGCACAATACGGCTGCAAACGCATTGGTAATGCAATTCATGGAACGTGCCAATAATATCGGAACAGCTATCAACTATACGATGTTGAAAGCAACTTGGGGAAGTCCTTCAGTAGACAATGTATGGAGTGCGAGATTATTACGCCGTAAGGATGAACCTGTAAGCCTAACAGGTGAATGGGTTTACTCAGATAGAGTACATTTCTACCAACTATGGTCAGATGTAAAAGGAACAAGGGTCGATGCCTTCCAACATAATTTAGATATTCTCACAGATGCCTATGTTGATGGAGATAAAGCATATGTAATTATGAACAACTTGGCTTGGGAAGACAAAAACGTAAAAATCAATTTATTTGAAGATGCTGGACTTTCTATAAATACGCTCAAAAAAAAGCACTACAGATTAGATGATACGAATGCTTCCGCTGACAAAAATGGTGGAAAATTAGAGACGATTAATTACTCATCTGATATTCCTGAAACATTTATAATTGGAGCAGAAGGTACTATGATTTTAGAATATACGTTCTCAGGTCAGATTGCTATAACAGATACTTCTCAAGAAATAAAGCATTATGCCCAAGAATACTACAAACCGATCAAAGCAAATACAGCTGAAGTATTCCATATTAATGGAGTGACTATTGGGACTTATGGGGAAGCAATGCTCAGATTAGGCTTAGGTCGAGCACATAACAAATCGTTACGTCCTTCAATTCAGTTCAACGGTACGGACTTAGAAGTTCCTGAGAACTTTAGAGGGGATGAACAAGTAGATAGAGATACCTTCTTTGGCGTGCTAGAAATACCTGTTCCTTACGAATTGCTAGAAAGTAGTAACACAGTAAGCGTAACATTCCCCGATTCTGACGGCCATATTAGTTCAGTAGCCATGCAGGCTTACGAATTTTCTAAAGCACTTGGAAGAAGTACAGAAGATCAAGGTGGTGAAGATGAAAACATAACTAGTACTGATGGCAAATTGGGCAAAGTCAATGTTTATCCGAACCCTGCCGACTCTTACGTTATTTTTGATGTATCGGGTGAAGCAGAATTTTCTCTTCAGATATTTAATCTTATGGGACAAAAAGTATTAAGCGATCAAGCTTACAGTGGAAAACAAATAGATACTAGCGGTTTAAAAAATGGCGTATATTTCTATAATATCCATTTAGGAGATACAGTTTTGAAAGGAACTTTTGTCATTTCATAG
- a CDS encoding cryptochrome/photolyase family protein, protein MSKAINLVFPHQLFQESPLLKNGNVIYLIEEFLFFRQYSFHKQKLAFHRASMKAYQSYLEKKGINIVYIEAHEKRSDIRVLLSELTDVSEIHILNPVDDWLEKRIQKCSQGKKIVFYDNPSFLNTEEELSAFFRADKKSFFQTTFYKQERKKRGILIDDTQNPVGGKWTYDQDNRKKYPKGKTPPAVEFPKTSELWKDAVNYIQKHFDNNLGKLTDSPLYPLTFQESQNWLKQFLATRFHEFGIYEDAIVKDESTLNHSILSPLINTGLILPQDIIEQSLAYAETNEIPLNSTEGFIRQIIGWREFIRGMYICKGVESRTKNYWGFSRKIPQSFYDATTGIAPIDHTIKKVLETGYCHHIERLMILGNFMLLCEFDPNEVYRWFMELFIDAYDWVMVPNVYGMSQFADGGLFATKPYIGGSNYIRKMSDYPKGDWEPIWDGLFWRFIHHHQEVFSKNQRMSMLYHSLLRMDEGKRAIHLQNAEAFLNSLDQ, encoded by the coding sequence ATGAGTAAAGCTATTAACCTCGTTTTTCCTCATCAACTCTTTCAAGAAAGTCCATTATTGAAAAATGGAAATGTAATTTACCTTATTGAAGAGTTTCTTTTTTTTAGACAATACTCATTTCATAAACAAAAACTAGCCTTTCACCGAGCTAGTATGAAAGCCTACCAAAGCTATTTGGAAAAGAAAGGCATAAACATAGTATATATTGAGGCTCATGAAAAGCGATCTGATATAAGGGTTTTACTCTCTGAGCTTACTGATGTTTCAGAAATTCATATCCTCAATCCCGTAGATGATTGGTTAGAAAAACGAATTCAAAAATGTAGTCAAGGAAAGAAAATAGTTTTCTACGATAATCCATCTTTTCTAAATACAGAAGAAGAGCTTTCCGCTTTTTTTAGAGCTGATAAGAAGTCTTTTTTCCAAACAACGTTTTACAAACAAGAGCGAAAGAAAAGAGGTATTCTCATAGATGATACACAAAATCCTGTTGGTGGAAAATGGACTTACGATCAAGATAACCGAAAGAAATATCCGAAAGGCAAAACACCACCTGCCGTAGAATTCCCAAAGACCTCAGAATTATGGAAAGACGCTGTCAATTATATTCAAAAACACTTCGATAATAATTTAGGAAAACTCACAGACAGCCCTCTTTATCCTCTCACTTTTCAAGAATCTCAAAACTGGCTTAAACAATTCTTAGCTACACGTTTTCATGAATTCGGAATTTATGAAGATGCAATCGTTAAGGATGAATCTACTCTCAATCACAGCATACTTTCTCCCCTCATCAATACAGGTTTGATTTTGCCACAAGATATCATTGAGCAAAGTTTAGCCTATGCTGAAACAAATGAAATCCCTCTAAACTCTACCGAAGGATTTATCCGTCAGATTATTGGATGGCGAGAGTTTATAAGAGGAATGTATATCTGTAAAGGAGTTGAATCTAGAACTAAGAATTATTGGGGATTTTCAAGAAAAATTCCACAAAGCTTCTACGATGCTACTACTGGAATTGCGCCTATTGATCATACAATTAAGAAAGTACTCGAAACAGGCTACTGTCATCATATTGAACGTTTGATGATTTTAGGCAATTTCATGTTACTCTGCGAATTTGATCCCAATGAAGTTTACAGATGGTTCATGGAGTTATTTATAGATGCTTATGATTGGGTGATGGTTCCAAATGTCTATGGCATGAGTCAGTTTGCAGATGGAGGACTGTTTGCTACAAAACCTTACATCGGAGGATCAAATTACATTCGTAAAATGAGTGACTATCCGAAAGGAGATTGGGAACCGATATGGGATGGACTTTTCTGGCGATTTATTCACCATCATCAAGAAGTTTTCAGTAAAAATCAGCGAATGTCTATGCTTTATCATTCACTTTTAAGAATGGATGAGGGAAAGAGAGCTATTCACTTACAAAATGCTGAAGCATTCCTTAATTCATTAGATCAATGA